The genomic region TTAGTACGCGCTAACACTCGCGTACTGCTGCTAGGTCGGGAGCAGCTCATCACATCAGCGTAGTATTAGATAGCGAGCGCACGGGATGACGACGGGGGAGGACGCGGTCATGGGCGCGGCGGCGAGCTCCGAGTGCAGCAGCGGCTGCCAGTCCGGCTGGACCACCTACCTGGACGACGACACCTCCTCCTACTCCCGCGGCGGCTCCACCGCGCGGCTCCACGGCGGCAAGGGGCAGCGGTGCCGCTCGTCCTGCCGCTCCGAGGACGCGGAGGAGGACGACCTGTCCATGATCTCCGACGCCTCCTCCGGCCCGCGCCACCAGTACTCGGCCGGCTCCGACGAAGGCGCCGCCGCGCAGGCCAATGCACAGCGCGCGGAGAGGAGGCGTAGGACGGCGGAGCCTGCGGCCGCGAGGCGGCAGGGCAAGATGGCCGCCGCCGTCGCGTCGACTCTGCTCGAGGACACGGCCAGCTCGCCGGCCTTCTTCAAGCACTCCAAGGTACGTGCTTGTGCAGTCCAATCTGCGTTCCGTTCCACCGAGTTCTTCTAACACGCATTCGCCATCcagcaggtgatgggctcgccggaGGCCAATGGCTACGGCGGGGCGGCCGGGTCGACGATGGAGTACAGCAATGCGGCCGACTTCTCCTCCACCTTCTTCTCCCCGGCGGGCTTCGAGGTGCGCACCGACGTCAAGCCGCATTAACGTCGCATAACTAATTTCCTGCTTATACTGGCAGCTAATTCGCGTAGCATATCTTCTTCTGCCATTGCAGTCTCCCTTGAGCGGATCTCCTCTGGGCAGCTACCTGCATGCGCAGTACTCCCCTGCCCCTGCCACCAAGCCGATGCCCACACGACAGGTGACCATTCTCCCGACCTTTTTCCGTGCTCCCACGAACACAAGTAGCATTTCAGCCGTAGAAACTCAAATATTTTTGGGATTTCTGCAGCAGGCGTGCAGGGACGGGGGTGACAAGATGGAGAGGTGGTGAAGCCGGCCGTCGCTGTTGGTGCTGGCCAGGCCGTAGGGCGTTATGCGGCTGCTCTGCTCCGTTCCGTCCTCGGAAGCCGGGAGGAGACGGGCAGCTAGGAgaagaatagaatagaatgagttTGCGTTGCGTTGCGAGAGTCTTTTTTTCATGTCTTGAGGTTGAGTTTCTTCAGATTAGTTTTGGTAGCCAGTAGCTTTTCCGCGTGTGTCCTGTGTTCACCTCACCATGGCTGCAGTGCCTGTCGTTGCTCCCCGCTTTTGAGCTGTCAGCGCAGTGGGAAACAAAAACCTGAGGGGAAAGAAAGGAAAACACGAGCGAGTGTGAGATCTTTTTTGCGCCACATGCGTCTGCTGCACTGTCATGATGGCACCCTAGCTATCTCTGAGGTTTGCAAGCGTTCAAGTCAACCTCTCCGTCCAGGCGACACCACCATCTTTGAGCCGATGAGTGGAAGCATCTACTCCTCTCTTCTCTTCTAGAACTAGTAGATATTTTGAATAGAAGGCTCAGAGCAAGCAACACGTATGATCAATGTCGACCAAGTATCGCCACCCGCTAGGCCACTAGCCCATTACCCTGTCCATCAGTCTCTAACTACAACTAGGGCGTATCGTTGTACGAGAGTGATTGTCATGCCGTTTTGCAGGGGCACTTGTAAAAACACCACACTCTACCCTCCTCTTATATAATGGATGAGGCAGATCTTTTGTTTCATAAAAGAAAGTCTCTAACTGCAAGGTAAAAAAACTGAGTAACTACAAACAACTAGGACTAAACAGCAAAGCTTAGCTAGACTAATACTACCAATCGTTCCGATTCCACGGGCGTCCACGTACTAGCACATCTCTTATTTTTGTCGTGTTTGATGGTTACAAAAGGGAGTGGCGCGCAGGGCACATCCACACGTGGGCACTCAAATTTGGATTAGGCCCCATCCAGCCAGCCGGCCAGAAGCCAAGCCAGATCTCTCGACGGGAGGAGAGAGATCGCGCAGAGCGCTTTATAGCGAGTGATTACGAGCAGCTCGTCGTCCTCGTCGACAGACTATGTGGTTCAGGGGCGCAAGATCTCTGCTGAATTCTTTATTGCAGCGAAAAACGGCATGTGCGCGGCGAGTACTCGCCCGTGTCTGACTGCGCACGGTTCCACTAGAGTGCAGTAATAACAGTAATTTATTCAAACAAacagattctctctctctctcacacacagttAGAGTAAAGCAAACAGAGCAGAAGGGCCGTATTGCAATATCGGTACATACTGCCGGTCAATCTCAAGCCATGGCGTGGAGGCACATCCCACTGCACAGTCTACACGTCTACACGTAGGCAATGGATCGTTGAGGCCATGAGCATCATCTCGTGGCACCAGCGCTGCGTCAGCGCCGGCGTTGCATGAGGCGGGCCAAAGCACGGGGATATCTCTCGGCTCCTGGTCCGTTCCTGCGGTACGACGGAGCATGAGAATGGCCGCCGCCCGTCGCTTTCAGAACCAGGGTGGCCGAGATGCTACCGGGTTGGGCTTTGGCgccgtggggtggggtggggtggggcggGACGGGACGGGGACGGACGGATGTTTCCGCAACCGGGGACGCCGACCCCGGCGGCCCGGAAAGGATGTCCGGTCAGGGCgcggcgccgtcgccgtcgccatcgccatcgcgCGACAGCTAGGCCGGCTGTACCGCTGCCTGCTCGCGCCCGGCGCGCGATGACAGTGCGCCAGCCGGGCACGCACGCGGCGGGCGAGAGAGGCCGTCGTCTCAGACCGggtgctgctgctctgctcgtCGTCTCCCTCCGTACCAAGTGCCGCGCCGGGAGGGATCTGTCTGTGCCTTTGAGGCTATTGATCGTGGGGTGGAGTGCTGCTCGGCTGCGCTGACGCGCTCCGTTCGCGTCAGGCCCCCCATG from Triticum aestivum cultivar Chinese Spring chromosome 4A, IWGSC CS RefSeq v2.1, whole genome shotgun sequence harbors:
- the LOC123081677 gene encoding protein SOB FIVE-LIKE 5 isoform X1 — its product is MTTGEDAVMGAAASSECSSGCQSGWTTYLDDDTSSYSRGGSTARLHGGKGQRCRSSCRSEDAEEDDLSMISDASSGPRHQYSAGSDEGAAAQANAQRAERRRRTAEPAAARRQGKMAAAVASTLLEDTASSPAFFKHSKQVMGSPEANGYGGAAGSTMEYSNAADFSSTFFSPAGFESPLSGSPLGSYLHAQYSPAPATKPMPTRQQACRDGGDKMERW
- the LOC123081677 gene encoding protein SOB FIVE-LIKE 5 isoform X3 gives rise to the protein MTTGEDAVMGAAASSECSSGCQSGWTTYLDDDTSSYSRGGSTARLHGGKGQRCRSSCRSEDAEEDDLSMISDASSGPRHQYSAGSDEGAAAQANAQRAERRRRTAEPAAARRQGKMAAAVASTLLEDTASSPAFFKHSKQVMGSPEANGYGGAAGSTMEYSNAADFSSTFFSPAGFESPLSGSPLGSYLHAQYSPAPATKPMPTRQACRDGGDKMERW
- the LOC123081677 gene encoding protein SOB FIVE-LIKE 5 isoform X2; this encodes MTTGEDAVMGAAASSECSSGCQSGWTTYLDDDTSSYSRGGSTARLHGGKGQRCRSSCRSEDAEEDDLSMISDASSGPRHQYSAGSDEGAAAQANAQRAERRRRTAEPAAARRQGKMAAAVASTLLEDTASSPAFFKHSKVMGSPEANGYGGAAGSTMEYSNAADFSSTFFSPAGFESPLSGSPLGSYLHAQYSPAPATKPMPTRQQACRDGGDKMERW